A window of Zingiber officinale cultivar Zhangliang chromosome 5A, Zo_v1.1, whole genome shotgun sequence contains these coding sequences:
- the LOC121981911 gene encoding uncharacterized protein LOC121981911 isoform X1 — protein sequence MGDHFALLVDRLLTESTLEATIGIGSRVEGQVAANPSSLEDQGKEITRKRIIRDRTSIGKLVECRICQEEDDDFNMEIPCSCRGSLKYAHRKCVQRWCNEKGDTVCEICLQQFKPGYTAPPKLFRYGTTPMNFRGNWEITRQDIYDSQIITLVPSERDTLQYYDNDHSSSKVCCRVIALIFMVLLVLQHFLPLLIGGAEQYSFTLFSLMVLRTTGILLPVLVILQTVRVFHQCRDHQVTGEITDPSGGSNLVNSWHLVQPYSHRIQMH from the exons ATGGGCGACCATTTTGCGTTGTTGGTGGACCGCCTTCTCACGGAGTCGACGCTCGAAGCGACTATTGGGATTGGGAGTAGGGTGGAAGGCCAAGTTGCCGCCAATCCATCATCTTTGGAGGACCAAGGTAAAGAAATTACCCGGAAGAGAATCATCCGAGACAGGACCTCTATTGGGAAATTGGTCGAGTGCCGAATCTGCCAAGAAGAAGACGATGATTTCAATATGGAGATTCCTTGTTCTTGCCGAGGTAGCTTGAAG TATGCTCATAGAAAATGTGTTCAAAGATGGTGTAACGAAAAGGGTGACACTGTGTGTGAGATTTGCCTACAG CAATTCAAGCCAGGTTATACTGCTCCACCGAAGCTATTCCGATATGGAACTACTCCTATGAACTTCAG AGGAAACTGGGAGATCACAAGACAGGATATTTATGATTCTCAGATCATAACATTAGTTCCATCTGAGCGTGATACTTTGCAATATTATGACAACGACCATTCCAGTAGCAAAGTTTGTTGTCGAGTCATAGCATTAATA TTCATGGTTCTTTTGGTTCTGCAGCATTTTCTTCCCCTCTTGATTGGTGGAGCTGAACAATACTCATTCACCTTATTCTCA CTGATGGTGTTGAGGACTACTGGAATACTTTTACCTGTTCTCGTAATTCTCCAAACAGTAAGAGTATTTCATCAGTGCCGTGATCATCAG GTAACTGGAGAAATTACAGATCCATCAGGAGGCAGCAACTTAGTTAACTCATGGCATCTGGTGCAACCTTACTCGCATCGCATCCAAATGCACTGA
- the LOC121981911 gene encoding uncharacterized protein LOC121981911 isoform X2, producing the protein MGDHFALLVDRLLTESTLEATIGIGSRVEGQVAANPSSLEDQGKEITRKRIIRDRTSIGKLVECRICQEEDDDFNMEIPCSCRGSLKYAHRKCVQRWCNEKGDTVCEICLQQFKPGYTAPPKLFRYGTTPMNFRGNWEITRQDIYDSQIITLVPSERDTLQYYDNDHSSSKVCCRVIALIHFLPLLIGGAEQYSFTLFSLMVLRTTGILLPVLVILQTVRVFHQCRDHQVTGEITDPSGGSNLVNSWHLVQPYSHRIQMH; encoded by the exons ATGGGCGACCATTTTGCGTTGTTGGTGGACCGCCTTCTCACGGAGTCGACGCTCGAAGCGACTATTGGGATTGGGAGTAGGGTGGAAGGCCAAGTTGCCGCCAATCCATCATCTTTGGAGGACCAAGGTAAAGAAATTACCCGGAAGAGAATCATCCGAGACAGGACCTCTATTGGGAAATTGGTCGAGTGCCGAATCTGCCAAGAAGAAGACGATGATTTCAATATGGAGATTCCTTGTTCTTGCCGAGGTAGCTTGAAG TATGCTCATAGAAAATGTGTTCAAAGATGGTGTAACGAAAAGGGTGACACTGTGTGTGAGATTTGCCTACAG CAATTCAAGCCAGGTTATACTGCTCCACCGAAGCTATTCCGATATGGAACTACTCCTATGAACTTCAG AGGAAACTGGGAGATCACAAGACAGGATATTTATGATTCTCAGATCATAACATTAGTTCCATCTGAGCGTGATACTTTGCAATATTATGACAACGACCATTCCAGTAGCAAAGTTTGTTGTCGAGTCATAGCATTAATA CATTTTCTTCCCCTCTTGATTGGTGGAGCTGAACAATACTCATTCACCTTATTCTCA CTGATGGTGTTGAGGACTACTGGAATACTTTTACCTGTTCTCGTAATTCTCCAAACAGTAAGAGTATTTCATCAGTGCCGTGATCATCAG GTAACTGGAGAAATTACAGATCCATCAGGAGGCAGCAACTTAGTTAACTCATGGCATCTGGTGCAACCTTACTCGCATCGCATCCAAATGCACTGA
- the LOC121983257 gene encoding uncharacterized GPI-anchored protein At4g28100-like, which translates to MATLPLLLLLQVSLAASSLSLLQQRHPEPASILFIPPANGTSPSSSAAATIPAFPEQSDVSGGACPLDPPADLLPSVSAACSASVSGGGGPPSRSSCCPALHAWLLAAYSATALASRPLPSSLPDFPALPDDSESCIGGVERALRHRGVELPRVNATCDAAYCFCGIRLRRLACAGAFVADAGEGRWVPTKDARRRLEKDCSRPGFGGCTRCLRTLNQLKVKEKQISSRSNKDGYAGSHGRECQLMGLTWLLSKNRTLFWPAATSVLHSITAAAGPDPNTCSLTVDDIPIAVGSDQINSDHGGGPIAVRPASLFLRLSPLLLFALIRA; encoded by the exons ATGGCCACTCTGCCGCTGTTGCTACTACTCCAAGTCTCTCTCGCGGCCTCCTCTCTCTCGCTGCTGCAGCAGCGCCACCCGGAACCAGCTTCCATTCTCTTCATCCCTCCCGCCAACGGCACCTCTCCatcctcctccgccgccgccaCCATCCCCGCCTTCCCCGAGCAGTCTGACGTCTCGGGGGGCGCCTGCCCGCTCGACCCCCCGGCCGACCTCCTCCCTTCTGTCTCCGCCGCTTGCTCCGCCTCCGTCAGCGGAGGCGGCGGACCCCCCTCCCGATCCAGCTGCTGCCCCGCCCTCCATGCCTGGCTCCTCGCCGCCTACTCCGCCACCGCCCTTGCCTCCCGCCCCCTGCCCTCGTCCCTCCCCGACTTCCCCGCGCTCCCGGACGACTCGGAGTCCTGCATCGGCGGCGTGGAGCGCGCCCTGCGCCACCGCGGGGTCGAGCTTCCGCGCGTCAACGCCACGTGCGACGCCGCGTACTGCTTCTGCGGCATCCGCCTCCGCCGCCTCGCCTGCGCCGGGGCGTTCGTGGCCGACGCCGGCGAGGGACGGTGGGTTCCGACGAAGGACGCCCGGAGGAGGCTGGAGAAGGACTGCTCCCGTCCTGGGTTCGGCGGGTGCACTCGCTGCCTCCGGACCCTCAACCAG CTGAAGGTCAAAGAGAAGCAAATTTCGAGCAGATCAAACAAGGACGGGTACGCCGGCAGTCATGGAAGGGAATGCCAATTGATGGGACTGACTTGGCTCCTGTCAAAGAACAGGACGCTTTTCTGGCCGGCCGCCACTTCAGTCCTCCATTCCATCACGGCGGCCGCAGGCCCCGACCCAAACACTTGCTCCCTCACGGTCGATGACATCCCAATCGCAGTCGGCTCCGACCAGATCAACAGCGATCATGGCGGTGGACCCATTGCGGTCCGACCAGCGTCCCTGTTCCTTCGGCTTTCGCCACTACTCCTGTTTGCACTCATCCGTGCCTAG